CCTCGGTACCGTCGACTTCGTGCTGCTCCTGGCACGGCTCGACCAGGTCCGGGACGGGCGTCTCGACACCGCCGACGTCCGTGCCTTCAAGGTCCCCGCGGGTGTGCTCGTGGAGGTCTATGCCACGACGCTGCACTATGCGCCCTGCCACACGGATGCGGCCAAGGGCTTCAGGGTGCTGGTGGCGCTTCCCGCCGGCACCAATGGCCCCCGCCCTGCCGACGTCATCCCCGCGGGTGACGCGAACCTGCTCCGGGCGGCCAACAAGTGGCTGCTCGCGCATGCCGACAGCGCGGAGGCGGCACAGGGTGCCGTGGTGGCGCTCGAGGGCGACAACATCGACATCAAGGACCTGATCTAGCGGCCTCACGCTCGCGAGGCTCCCACAAACCCATCCGTGTTCCCATACGAAAGGACCGTCCATGAAATCCGACAACATCCCTGACGTCAAGCTCGGCATCATCGCCGTCAGCCGCGACTGCTTCCCGATCCAGCTCTCGGAGACCCGTCGTGCGGCCATCGTCGCCTCCTGCCGTGCCCGCGGGCTCGACGTCATCGAGGTCAGCAAGACCGTCGAGAGCGAGGCCGACATGCTGGTCGCGGTCGACGAGGCGACCAAGGCCGGTGCCAACGCGCTCACGGTCTTCCTCGGCAACTTCGGCCCCGAGACCCCCGAGACCCAGATCGCCCAGCGCTTCGACGGCCCCTGCATGTTCGTGGGCGCGGCCGAGGGCGACGGCGACCTCGTGAACGGCCGTGGCGATGCCTACTGCGGCATGCTCAACTGCTCGTACAACCTCGGGATGCGCCACGTCAAGGCGCACATCCCGTCATACCCCGTGGGCACAGCCGACGACATCGCCGGCATGATGGCCGACTTCGTACCTGTGGCCC
This genomic stretch from Atopobiaceae bacterium harbors:
- a CDS encoding DUF4867 family protein; this encodes MELTPVTDPSFAAYGRVVSCPDGLLGPIVATLGDKTPCPEATDYVASDPAIEALPEAKRLGVALYGGQAVQFGWCNGHNTRLNCLEYHRDSEFNLGTVDFVLLLARLDQVRDGRLDTADVRAFKVPAGVLVEVYATTLHYAPCHTDAAKGFRVLVALPAGTNGPRPADVIPAGDANLLRAANKWLLAHADSAEAAQGAVVALEGDNIDIKDLI